The sequence below is a genomic window from Bos javanicus breed banteng chromosome 5, ARS-OSU_banteng_1.0, whole genome shotgun sequence.
TCCTGCAAGGGTCAGgtcaaggaaaggagagagatggCAGAGAAGTCAAGGAAGGTCCAAAAACAGGTGGGATAACGGGCAGTGGAAGGACGCGGCGACAGAGGCGAAGCAATTCCCGGATCTGCCCAGCAGAGGGCAACGCCGCCCCAAACTCCGCAAACCTGCCGGGCCACGCCCCACTCCCGGACAGCCCCTCCCCAGATCCAGAGAGCCCGGAGGTGCGCATGGGGCGCCTTCCCTCGATTCTAAAGGGTCTGTGGGCCTTAGGGTTGGAGAGGCAGCGGGTGCCAGTGGGGCAAGGAATATGGGGAGGACACGCAGGAGAGGTTGTCGGGGAGAGGGCGATGGTGTGGGCGTCCGCGATGAGGTCAAAGGTGCTGGGGAGCCACGCGCCGCGGCGGAGCGAGGGTGGGCGTGGGCGGGGGACAGGGTGCAGCACGTCTGTGGGACTTCCTGAGGCGGCAAGATTTGCTCCTCCGGGGAGGCGGTTACTCACTCGGGCTGTGCCACCTGCTTCCCTCTCAGCTCCCAGCCAAACGCAAACCAGAATCCCCATCTCCACCCCCATTTCAGCTAATGGCGGCTGCACCCCCAAGGCTGGGACCTGCCTCCGCAACTCAGCCCTCAGCCTCTCAGCTTCAGGGTGGAAGTGCCCAACTGACTCCAGTTCGTCACCAAAAGTGGCACTCCAGCCCCCACCCATTGCAACCAAGCCCAGAACTTGAAGGTCGGCTTCCGACAGCTCATGGGGCTGTTCTCCCCAGCACCGCCACTTCTCACCTCCCGCTCCTGACCCCGAATTCTGGTCTAGACATGAACCTCAGCTCGGTCCCCCATCTCCTGTCCGCTCCCCTCCCCCCTGAGCGTTGGCTACACCCAGTCAGCCAGCAGGTCCTGGATACCTGTGTTGTGTCCCTATGCCCCACTCCAGCCAAGGTGGGGACATAGATGTGTCCAGTGGGTTCCCCTTGCTCTCCAAGCGCTTCCAGTTTGTGGGGAGCAGCTACCTTACGCCCCCAAACTTACACCATGAAGTGGAAGGTGGGAGGCCCAGGTCCTCAGCTCCCGGAGGATGACACAGATGACAGGACCTCAGGGGGGCCTGGAGTGCCCTGCAGAGAGGGTAAATTGGTTGAAATCAGTGGAGTTGGATGACTTATAGATTCTGAATTCACCGTTCATTCGTTCAGACATGCCTGCCTCCAGTGTTGTTTGAATGCCTGCTCAGTGCCAGGCCCAGCAAGGGTGTCGAAGAGCTTCAGATGGTTTGTGAGGTTCAAAGAGGGTCCACTTTGTAAGAGCATGACAGCAGGCCTGAGCAGGTGGGCTCTAAGGTGGAGAGCTGCCTTCAGGGCATCTTGACTGTGGGGAGAACTCTACCTCTGCCCCATTGCCTTTGGGGAGTTCTGGGCTGAGAGGTGCAGTGTTCTGAGATCACCACCAGGGGTCAGGCACACCTGCTCTGTTCTCCAGCATCTGTTTCATCTATTTTATTCTAGGAGGAACCTTCCTGgcccctttcttttctctctcacttcTCTCGATCCATCACTCCCTCCTTTAGGTCATCCCCTCCAgccttcagtgcaggatcaggcagCCTCCCAGCGTGACAGCCTGACATTTTTCCTGACACTCGAAGAGTCCCACAACCTTTCTCACTTCCCCAGGTTCATGAGTGAGTAATGAACTGGTGAGAAGTGTCATCTACTGTCTCACCTTTCCCCTCCTGCTCAAGTTCAGCTCAAGTTCTCTGGTTTTGTCTCCAGAGAAAACAGGAGTGTTTATGGGTGCCCTCCTTCTGACAATTTTTCTTATGTCTGTCCACAAAACTCTTCTCTAAGCCCCAGTTCCTTTTGTGACTCCTAGAACCCAGTCCCTAGAGCCCCTCTGCCCCCCTTACTCTAGGACAGCACCCAAATCCATGGAaccttgatccctggtcctgatCTCCTCCTCCCTTTGCTGTCTGGCACACCTCAGCTCCTGCTCTCTCAGATTCCACCTTTCATTTATCCTCCATGCTCCCACCTTGCTCCCCATAAGTGAATCCCACAGCTCTGGAGGTTCAATTCCTCAAAAGGGTTCCTTGCCACCTTGACCCCATCCTCACACTCCTTCCTCCAGAAAACATCCCTCTCTCCAGTCTAGGCTCATGAGATAGATGGATCTGAGAGAATGCAGGCTCAGGCAGGTACCAGCTGGGCTACGTTATCCTCTCTaatcctcagttttctttatctgGAGAATGGGCTGTCACATATGCTGTGAGGCCTGAGTAAGGTGATGGATGTGGACATGCTTAGCACAATGCTGGTTCCTAGGTGATGCTCTGGGAGACAGACTCCTGTCCTTTCCTTCAGGACTGCTGACACCCTCACTGTCCCCCAGCTGCAGCCTTGTAGGGCAGGGACCTGCCCTTGTCTCTATGCGCTGGATGCTTCTGCTCCCCCTACCACCCCTGGGCAGAGCTCTGGCCTGGGAAGAGGGGGATGAACCAGGGGACTCGGGGGCACACAGCCCCCATACTGAGGGGATCGGGCAGATGAGAGCTCTGTGAGGACCTCAGATCTGAACTCCATCTGCAAGGCTGTGTCCTCAGGCTACCATCCAGGAGGCCTGGAGTGGCATCCACTCTCTTCCTCCTTGGAATTATTAGGGGCCCCTCctggcctggggaggaggggctcCTGCAGAGTCCCCTGAGGCTTTGAGAGGACCAGAAGGCTGGTGGGAGGTAAaggaggggaggcagggcaggggggATACCGGCCACACAGTATTCCTAGCCTCTTCTTtcccatccacccccacccctccaccaaaCACGATCCCTGGGTTAATTTTTAGCATCGCAGCTCGCACATTAGTCACTCCCTGTCACCCACCTACACGGCAGGAGGCTGCTGTGCTGGCGCCGTCATGCCATCAGCTGAGAGGTGGGATCCAGCCCCGCCCTGGGCACCTCCTCAGCCTCCTCGGGGTGCACACAGCCAGCCAGGAGCCCCCTTCGGCCTGGGTGAGGGGGACTGACATCACTGCCAACGCTAGCTgccgggtgggggagggggagcaggcTGGTAGGAGAGGGGCTGGGAATCTGTTCTGGGAGGAGAAAGTCAGGGAGGCCCTGGCAGCCCCCCAACACCAGGAAGGTGCTAGGCGATGCCCAGGCAGCTGGGCTCCTGGCAGCCTGGGGCTCTGGGAACAAAGGTGTGAGAGGGCCCCTCCCCTAGACCTGAGCCCTGGGAGCGGCTGTTTGTCATCACAGCAGAGCAGCTGTTCAAACAGGGAGCTTGGGGAAGCTCCATTTTCTTAATCAAATGtcctccctccccaggaccaGGGAGGGCAGGGTGGCCAGGAGCAGGTGCCCCTGGCTGGAGCCAACACCCAGCCCCAAAGGGATTTGGTGAAAGGGGTCCAGAGATGCCAGCTACAGATGGAGCAGGGGAggggcctccccaccccaccctccaggacTGAAAGGTGCGGAGGTGGTGGTCACCCCTGTGCAGGGTTGGTCCCGAGGGGACGTTCTCGTGTATTGAGcagctgctgtgtgccaggctgtgTTAGGCCCTGAAGGTACAGTGTAACAGTTGAGTTTTCCTGCCTTAAAAAGGCAAAAGGCAGATACAATGGATGTCAGTATAATTACCAATTGAGAGTAagtgctataaagaaaaaaaaatagaggtctCAAGATAAATAATAATGGGGACAGGGAACTACTTTCAATCAGATCAGGGAAATCTCTTCTCCTCAAGGAGGTGATATTTAAGAGATCTGAGGTTGGAGGCATCAATCTTGCAAAGActcttccaggcagagggaacagtatgGGCAAAGGCCCGAGGCAGGAAAGAGCTTGGCATATTTGAGAATAGAACCAGAAAGAGCAGTGTGGCTTAAATATGATAAGTGACATAGAGGGAGAAACAATTTGAGCTTGAAAAGGGCCCAGTTCCAAGACAGCCTCATGCAGGGCATCCCAGTACAGTTGCAGAGGTTGTGCACTGCACAGAGGCTCACAGTTGCCAAACTGTTGGCCTGTGTGGCTGCTGTCAACCCACAGGAAGGGATGCCTTTTCCTAATTTGTCTTCCCAGAGGGACAACATGTTATGGAGTTTGAGTTTTGGACAACATGATaaagagtttggattttttttttttttttaattccagggaAAGCCATAATGGGTTTTAAGCAGAGAAGGGTTGTGACCCAATTTCCTTTTTGGAAAGATCACCCCAACTGCTGTGTAAAGGGATGGTCCAAGGGTAAGAGAGGAAGCAGGGAGCCCCTTCAGGAAGCAAGTGCCACGGTGCAGGAAGGAGAGTATAGAAGGTGGCCTGCCTGGGGGAGGGTGCTACTTAGACCTCTCAAGGGCGCCCCTTGTATGATGGTTACTGCCAGGGAGGAACACTAGCACAGGAGCCTCGAGCCTTGGGCCCTACTCTGCCACTTACTTGTGACCCTAGACAGCTCACTTGCCCTGGGTCACCTCAAAGAAGATGGTGATCACCTTTTGCAGACGCTTTGAGCACACACTGTGTTTATTGAGGTTCTATTATGTGTTCATGTTGGGCATGAAATAAAGCAGTGAATAAGACAGGAGAGGCCCGAGTCTGCTCTCAAAGAGTGTTCATCCTGTGGGGAAGGGAGCCAGGCAAAAACCCAAACCCATCCAAGTCAAGACAGTTTCAGATGGGGATGAGTAATATGATGCAAATAAAATAAGGCTCGGCCATATTTTAGACCAAATGGGAGGGCCCTGGGGAGGCCATGCTGAATACCAAAGGAGCCAACTGTGGACAGAGCAAGTGCAGAGACACTGAGGGCGGGATGCCTGAAGTGCCCCATGGGCAAGGTGGCCAGAGCAGGGAGCGAGAGGGGAGGAAGAAGACGAGGCAGGCAGGGGTCAGATGCGCCTGCGTAGGGATTAGAATCTTATCCTGGGAGTGACGGGACACCTTTGAGGAGTTGTAGAACGAGTGACCCGTGATTTGGCCTGTCACAGGCTGGGGGGATGATGGCTAGGGACTCCTATGCAGGAGGCCCCAGATTCCTAGGAGAGAGCACGCCAAACAGCTGTTTACGCAAGGCTAGGTTTAGAGGAACCTCTACTCCAGCTGCTGTGGTATTTGGGGAGGGGGGGTTCTAGATGTATTAAACAAGAGGCCCAAGTTCTGAAGCAGTGTGGGGCCTCTAGTTCAGGCCCATACATGTAAGTCAGAATCCCCTAGTCTATTTCCCTGGCTGCAGGCTCCAAGCAAATAAGATGTAAAATAtagtgtgcgtgtctgtgtgtgtgttgaaggGCGGAGTGGTGGAGTCAGAGCTTGCCGGAGCCCAATCCTCCCCCTCAGGCAGTTACCACACTGACACAGATGCAAAAAACCGTCCATTTTATACAGTTTGTGGTTCAGAAGCAACAATATGCAAATGGTGGAACAGTCTGTACTGCCCTCACCCCACCCGGATGTGCCCATTCCTATCTCCCAAGGGCAGAGGACCCAGGACCCCTGCCCAGTAGGACCCCACTTAGTTACAGGCCCCTAGGGGGGCCAAGCCCTTAAGGGTCAAGGCTGAGAGGGAGGGAGACCAGCACCTTGGGCCCCCTCAAGTGCCCACTGGATAACCGGAACTGTGTCTGTGTGGGGTGGGTAGGGGAACGACCGGGCGGAGGCCATTTCTCCCCATGGCCAAGGGTGGGGAGCAAGTAAAGCTGAGGAGAGGGCTTCGTGGGACAGGGTCCCCCTACCTGGAGGAGGAGTTTTCCTGGACACCCCACAAGGCACTACTGACCCAGATGTAGGATGGCACGTCCCATTTTTGGCCCCCGAACCTCTCCCAACCCCGAACTCTCTGGTTCTCCTGTGCCCACCTCCCACTGTAGTTTGGGGGAGAACAACTAAAGAGGCCTGGGGCTGGGTTCACCACTCTGCAGAGACTTGCCAGGACCAGCTGGGGTTGCCAAGGACCCTCTCCGGCTACTCTGGGCTCTTGGAGTCCCCGTGGCGGCCAAACGACCGCCCCCGCCCCCTTTTTGCACTGGctggaaagaataaataaataaatacgttcccccgcccgcccccgcccctacagctggctctcctcctcctccagggagcgaTTGAGTCCGGGGATGAACTTGAGCAGCCGCCGGCGGAAGCTGCGGTACTTGGTTTTGCGCAGGCCGGGGCCACACAGGGCCTGCTCGCGAGCCTCAGTCCAGAGCGCGCTgggcgcgccgccgccgccgcccccggggCCCGCGCACCGCACGCTGGCGCTGCGGCTCAGCATCGCCCGGGACCCCGGGGCCGAAGCGTCCGCCGCGCCCGGTCCCGGCAGGCGCGcgaggggcggcggcggcggcggcgggggcgcaGGCGGCTCAGCGCCCCCGAAGAAGCACGTGTGATAGACTGCATCGTCTGAGTCGCCCCCGGTCCGCCGCGCTCCCCCGCGGGAGCCTCCCGGGGCGGCCAGCAGAGGCCCGAAGGGCAGCGAGCCCGGGAGCAGGCCCGCGCCGTACAGGCAGGAGCGCACCGACTCCAGCGTGTCATAGATGCTCGGGTCCTTCACCACGAGACCTGGGGGCAGAAGACACGGGGCGGGGGGCAGACGTCAGAGGACACGGGTAGGGGACCTTCGCTCCTTCCTGATGACCATCAGTGTGGCCCTTGGGCAAGTCAAAACTTTGAACCCTACTTCCCCGGTCTGTAAAACACGAATTATACACTCAGATCCTTATGAGGGtcgcgtgctgcaattcatggggtcgcaaagagttggacacgactgagcgactgaacagaactgaactgtgaCACAAGAGTCAGGAAAGGGGCCTGAAACAAGCTTTTGGAGCCTTGGTgttcccacctgtaaaatggagatggttCTGTGTAGTAATTTCCTTCTGGGCACTATTGTGAGAATGAAAATATGTGGGCATCAGCCCAGGGCAGCATTGTACCCAGAGTAGTAGTTCAGCAAAACTTGGAAGGGGAAGTAACGGACTAGTTCCTAGGGGGAAGCAGGTATGGGGGTATAGATGGGGGCACAAGTGACCCTTCCCAACACTGATCTACTCACCATGCACCAGCCGCTGCTCCTGCACCATCAGGGACCTGTATTCTCCCCACTTCTCATACAAGGTTTGCTGCAAGAGACACACCCACCTGTCAGGAGTCAGCAAGAAACTAACCAGGGTGGCTACAGACTGAGGGATCGGGGAGTACAGAAGAAACCTTAAGGTTAAAAGGAGGTCAGGCAGATAAACGACCCCCCAAAAAGAGTAGGAGGAttcctctggtggttcagtgattaagactctgtgttcccagagAGGGAACTAAGCCTcccatgccataactaaagatcctgcgtgccacagtgaatatcccacatgccacaactaagacccagcacaaccaggaaaaaaaaaaaaaaacaaacagtggggcctgcaggggcaggggcttggGAAGAGGAACCTGGCGGCTGGATGGTTTCCAGGCTGCTTTACCTTCAGGTACTGCAGACGAGCCTCCAGTTCCGCCTTCCTAATTGATGTCCCATACAGAGTTTCCAGTCTGAGGAGACAGGGGAATCAAAGGATGAGTGGGCCCACAGGGTGGGGAAGAAAGGCTGCGCTCAGGAATCCCCTAGAGACCACAACACCTGGATGTACCTGAGAACGTTGCCAGATGCCTTAATGATGTCGACAATCTCCCGATGTCGGATGCCTTCCACATTCAGGCCGTTGACGCTGGCAATGGTATCCCCTGCCAAGCAGAGAGGGGATCAGCATTTGCTCCACGGGGCGTGTGGAAGAATTTCAGTCCCCTATCTTCACCACAAAGGGTAGGGGTAATAACCCCACAGAACTCTCCTGAGCTTCCTACCCCCACTCATGGTTCTGGGGCGATCTTGTGCAGACCTGGCACGCTAGCATAGGGGCCAGGGCCCTCAAACATCCACATCCTCATCCTCATCTCACTCTCAGGAAGCTCTGTTCCCAAAGGCTGAGCCCTCCCAGCAAGCCTGGGCTTCCCCCAGAGCTGGTTATTTCGGTCCAGCCCACAGGCTGTCACCAGAGAAACCCAGCTGAGACAGGAAGGCAGGAGGGTGAGGAGCACCACGCCGGGAACGTTAACACTGGCTCCCAAGCTTGAGGCCTCAACCTCTGACACCCTAGGCTGCTGCAGAGCCTCCCGACCTCCAGCAGAGCAGACCACCCTCTCTTAGGACCCACTGCCCAATTGGAAAAGGAGGGGTGGACCCCTGTGGTGGCTACCAAGGGGATGAGAAACCATCTTGCAAAGCTGCAGTATACCACTTAGCTACCAGAGGCTGCTGGTGAATGGGCAAGGAGATGAAGGCTTCCAGAAAGAAAATGGGTATAGAATTGGAGGGGGGGTGGCGAGGGTGCTCAGTTCGTGCAGTCTCAGGCTGCCCCTTCCGGGACTTGGGGCTCTAGATTTGGCCAGTCCCAAAGGTCTCCTACTGGCAGCACCATGTCCTTGTTAGAGGAAGTATCATAAGTACCCCAGTACTGGGCCAGGTTGGAAACACGATGGACTTGCTCTCTCGATGACTCCTGCCCATGCTGGGTTGCCAGATCGCCAGGAGGAGGCAGAATAGCTGTGGCAATATCTGCCATTTCCCAGGCAGGCCCTGGCTTTGTGCCCAGGAAAGCCCCTCACCACACTGATATGAGGACATGTTTCTGCCTCCAGTGTTGGGAATATTCAAGATCATACAGTAAATGGTAAATCTACCAACTCATTCTTCTTTCTGGCCTTCTCGAAATAGGAGGAGGATTTAGATAGATGGGGGGATTTCTTGCCCCATCTGCTTGGGAATAAGGTCATACTCCCTTCCCAGAGCCCCGTGTCCTGGGCTCAGGCCCCACCTGGTGTGAGCcccgccagctgggcagggctgGACTCATGAACCCGGCAGACAAAGGTCACCATCTCCACACGCTGCTCCTCTCGATGGTGAAGGCCATACGTCTGTAACAGGCAAGGGGACCCTCAGCCCAGGGGTGGAGCAGGATCCACCCGTCCCTCAGACCGCCTCCCaacccttccctccctctgcacCCAGCTTCTCTCCCACCTGGATCTCAAAGCCAAAGGTCTGGTTCTCCTCCTTCTCCAAAGTCAGCACTttcctgcaggagacacaggggccATCTCATCAAGTCCGTCAGGAttaaagaggagcctggcaggcccatAGTGTGGCCCTCCCCTGATGCCAGAGTCTGCTCTGGAACATCAAGGCAGGGCTCACTGTCTCCAGTGACAAGCCACACTCATCCCCAGCTGTTGGAATGTCCTTCCCCATACTGAAATCAGCTTCATCGAGCCACACAAAATCAATCCCCTCGAGTGGGGGACACACTGCAATGGCTAGCCCCCAGAGCCAGTTGAACTAGTTGAGTTTTTCGGCCACACTCCCAGCTTCCTAGTGAGCCCCAGAATACTACTGACTGACTAGCTGAGGCCCCCAATTCGGCCCCAGCCTGGAGCGCTGTCTGCTCCAGAGCCTTGGGGAGAGGGctggccccacccccagaggccAGTCACGAGGCTCAGCCCGGACCCCAGCTGCCCCTCCCAGCTGCGGTGAGGCCAGCCCACCAGATgtgagggctggggggaggggagactcGAGGCCGCCCCTTCCCGCACTGAAGGCCTGCCCACTGGACACAATGGTCTGGAGCTGCTCCAGATCTTCGTCTGCTGGGGGAGCCCAGAGTTTCCTctgcccactcccaccccctTCCTTCCCGCCCCGCCAGAAGCCGAGCTGAAGCAGCCTCCAAAGTCTCCTTCAAGGCTCTTGGCCTCAGCAAGGCCCTGGAGACCAAGGCCTCTCAGTGCCCAGCCTGACCCACATACCCGCCCCCCAAAAGCTGATCGGCAACTCCCTACCCCAGCGCGAGCtcctccctgcattgcaggcaggccttttcctctctgtgtgtatttgggccggggtgggggtgggggcagggtgacTGTGTCTACTCCAGTGCTCCCTGGTTTTCTAAAAAGGTTGGCAAAGTTTTCCTGCAAAGGGTCAGACGGTAAAtatttcagcttttcttttcGAGACCTGAATTATTTGACAGCCTCTGTCTTATAttgttctttgtctttatttttacaaCCCTTGAGAAATATCAAAACAACTCTCAGCTCAAGGCCAATCTGGCCAGCAGGCCACAGTCTGCTGATCCATTTTAGAAACCAGGCTCACATCAGGATGGGACACAGGCAGAGTAGGGCTAGTCCTTCTGCCCTCACCCCAGGCCCTTCCTTAGAGGCCACCACCGATGGGACTAGCAGAGCACTGAGGTTTTGGGTGCAGGGCTAGACAGTCGAGCAGCTGGATGCAGCTTGCCATGGTGTGGGCCTTCAGGGTTTGTTgggctgggaaggcccaggggagCCCCCCAAACTCCTCCTGCTTCCCCCTTCCCAGATCCAGATTTCTCCAGGGAGGGGTGACTGGCAGGGACTGGGGGTGGTTTAAGGAGCACCTGATGACTCAAaagtccctccctccttcctctgccacccccttcacACAGCCCACACCCCCACCTGCCCCTCATTCCTGGTGAGGGCACCGTGCTGAAAGGGTGGGAGCACGACTCCCCCTGGGTGGGCTGAGATGCTGTGTcgtgctgccccctccccagcactTCATCCTTTGGAccagggcagaggtgggggtAATGGTGACTCACCGCTGCTGTTCAGGACTCTGGCTGAGGTTCTTCCAGCGGAATCCTGAGCCCTGGGTGGGAAGGAGAGTCAGGAAGAAGCAGGTGAGAGGGAGGTGTCCTGGAGCAGATGCTGAGAGCCCTCCTTTGTGGGGTTCCTCGCCTGGGCTCAAGTCCTAGACCCAGCATCTCACTTCCTGTTGCCTATCTGTCCTGTTCCAGCTCCACACCTGCTCTTCTGATGCTGGAGTAACTAACCCTAGAGTGCCACCATCAATATCACTCCACAGCTTTCTCCCTAAGCTTTATCCCCACAACTGGGACCTCGGGAATACAACAATCTCCTGGGCTCCAGATGCATGAACCTCTAAGTCCTGTCCTGGTTCCTAGTCTGGAAGGGGTGGGGGTTTTCATGACTCTAGGTAGAATAGCCTCTGCCCCCAGGGTGCATGTCTGCAGGGGCTCGGCACCCTAGACCCCAAAAGGTGAAGCAGGGGCTCTTCCTAGATATTATTCAGAGAAGGGCAGGGGCCCCTGGGCTTGCCTATCAAGACATTTCAGAGCCACCAAGGCCAGTCAGATCTCTTCTAATTTCTCAGTCACAGAGAGTGGCTTGCAGGAGCTGGGGTCAGGGGCCCTGGTCTAGAGGGCTGGAATCTCAGCTTAAGCATGGTAAGGCAGGGGATAGAGGGGCCAAGCCCCCTCCCTCAAACTATGGAGTCCAGCTGCAGGTGGCCAGCTGTGCCCAGCTCCACCTGGGTCTCTCAGCATTGTGATACATGTTGTTGCTTTCTGggacaaaacaaaaactttgatCTCAGACTTGTTAAGTCTCACTACACTCAAGGAGAGAGATGGGaaggttttgttattgttgtttggttggtttcatttgctttttggtAGGAGGGACGACAGAGCTGAGGGACTCCCTACCTCTTTTGGGTCCTTGAGAAACTAAAGCAGTGTCTTTCCCTCCCTAAATGACTGATGCTTGGAAGAAGCCCGGTTCCAGATCAGCCCTTGCCCCGCGAGCCCCAAACAATCCAggagcttcctgatcagtgctcTAGTTAACTCTCCCCCCAGGCTACCCCgaggccaggaagagaaggaagcccTCCTTCTCTAGAACCTTACAGATGGGCCTCAAGGGTGGGGACAGTTCCCAAACGGGCCAGGGAGGAAGGACTGGGCAGCATAGAGAGACCCCTTTGTCTTTCCACCCGATTTtcataaaatgcaaattctcaacAAGCTGTTCATTGTGTTGGGGGGGGAGCCAGGGgccagaggaagaggagggggggCTGAGCTGGGAAAGGCCACCAGTCCCCTCTCCTTAACCTGGGTCTTGAGTTTCCTTTCTGAGCGCTCGGGTCCCCGTCGGGCCAGAGGAAAAGCCCGGCGGAGGGGGAGACTTCGAGGGCGGGCGCGGCCCGCATCCTTCCTGCCCAGCGGGCGCCCTGCGAACCCTCCCACCGCGTCCGGTCGCCGCTGACGTCCAGGGAGCCGTGGCCTCGCGCCCCGCACCTCAGACGCAGGGTGAGGCGGCCGAGCCCAGGAATTCCGGCGCCCCCTCGGAAGGGTGAGCTTTCGGAGTCGGCGGCCCCGCAGGCACTTCCTCGGCGAGAGTCCCACCCCGGGCCCGCCGACTCAACTTGAATCGACTAGCGGTCGGACCCCAGCTCGAGGCCTCTTGCTCCCACGGGAGAAGCCGGGGCGGGGGGATCCCGGGGACCTCAATACTCCTGGACGCGGGgaggcggggctggggcggggtggCGATGGCCAGTTGGGGCGAGGGGAAGGCAACTTGAGGAAGCAGCAGGAAGGAGAGCAGCGAGACGGGGCAGCGGCGCGTGGGGAGTGGAGAGCCGCCCAGCTCGCGAGCGGCGTGGAGCCGGGGATGGGGGAGTTTGCGCCTTCTGAGCAGAGGGGTCGAGGGGACCCAGCAGGATCTGAAGGTGTCCGTGGGGATCAGAGGGCGGGGGAGGAACTGGGGGACTCGGGGACCCCAGGAGTATGGTGTGGGTGGGGACCCTCAGGCGTCCATGGGGACCGGGGGCCGAGGGGGTCCGCGGGAGTTGGGGAGGTACGCACCTTTCGGCGGGGCAGGGTGCCCCCGGACACCGCGAGCGCGCGATACAGCTCGGCGGGGTGGTAGTCCTCCAGCGCTGCGTACAGCTCGTCCCCGGGGGTCCCAGGGCCGGCGGCTGCAGCAGGGGGGCCCGAGGCCGGGGTCGGGGTCGGAGCGGCGGGAGCGGCTTCCGAGTCAGGAGCCCGAGCGGAGGGGTCTGGGGCGGCCGCCGCCTCCTCTTTCTGCTGCAGCTTCCTGAGTCGGCGAAGGGTCATGGCTCCGGCGCCCCTCTCTGGTGGCGCTTTCTCCGCGCGGCGGGGCTGGCGGTGGCTCTAGGATGCCAGCCTGGAGAGTGGTGGGTCGCCTCCCTTTATAGGCTCGGGGAGCGGAGCTGGCTGAAGGGGCGGGCGGGGAGCGGCCTCACGGGGCCTCGCCCCCTACGCGGTTGGCTCCGCCTTCGGGGCGGAGCCCGCTGCTCCGGAGCCCCGCCCACTACTCCTGAGCCTTGCCTAGACCAGGGAAACCCTTGGGGACCTCGAGCTCCCGGCCCTAGGGGGAAAAGCTAGCAGCTGAAAggagcgggggcggggcggggggcgttGCAGGGCATCCCGGGGCGGACTATGGGTCTCTATGATACCTGAGAGACGGGGAGCCTGTGAAGCGGCTTGTGCACGAGATTTGGCAGTGGAGTGACAGTAAGGAGTCTTTAGAAGGAGGTTTGGAGGCCCAGAGTAAGATTTGAGGAGACCCAGGGGGCTGCAGGAGACTTTAGGCTAGGAGAAGGAGGGGTGAGGTCTCTGGTGGG
It includes:
- the TAMALIN gene encoding protein TAMALIN, whose protein sequence is MTLRRLRKLQQKEEAAAAPDPSARAPDSEAAPAAPTPTPASGPPAAAAGPGTPGDELYAALEDYHPAELYRALAVSGGTLPRRKGSGFRWKNLSQSPEQQRKVLTLEKEENQTFGFEIQTYGLHHREEQRVEMVTFVCRVHESSPAQLAGLTPGDTIASVNGLNVEGIRHREIVDIIKASGNVLRLETLYGTSIRKAELEARLQYLKQTLYEKWGEYRSLMVQEQRLVHGLVVKDPSIYDTLESVRSCLYGAGLLPGSLPFGPLLAAPGGSRGGARRTGGDSDDAVYHTCFFGGAEPPAPPPPPPPPLARLPGPGAADASAPGSRAMLSRSASVRCAGPGGGGGGAPSALWTEAREQALCGPGLRKTKYRSFRRRLLKFIPGLNRSLEEEESQL